CGCCGCCCCTTCTCAGAACAGCGGGTGAACCGGAATGGTTTCCTATCTTCTGCGCCGTGTGCTGGCGACGATCCCGGTCATGCTGCTGGTCGCCGTCTTCATCTTTCTTCTGTTGCGCCTGACCCCGGGCGATCCGGCCACGATCATCGCGGGCGATTACGCCAATGACGAACAGGTGGCCCAGATCCGCGAGAACCTGGGCCTGGACAAGCCCGTCGTGACCCAGTTCTTTGTCTGGCTGGGCAATATCGCGCAGGGGGATTTCGGCGAAAGCTTCTTTTACAAGAAGGATGTCAGCGAGTTGATCGCCGCGCGGCTTGAGCCGACGTTGTCGCTGTCGCTGCTGACCATCGTCCTGACCGTCTCCATCGCGGTGCCGCTGGGCACCCTGGCCGCCTACAGGCAGGGGAGCTGGGTCGACCGGGGCATCATGGGCTTTTCGGTGCTGGGCTTTTCGCTGCCGGTTTTTGTGATCGGCTATGCGCTGATCTACCTGTTCTCGATCCAGCTGGGCTGGCTGCCGGTGCAGGGTTACCAGCGCATCGGCGAGGGGATGGGCGGCTGGCTATACCGGCTGATCCTTCCATCCTGCGCCCTGTCGGTTGTCTTCGTGGCCTTTATCGCGCGTATGACCCGCACCAGCGTGCTCGAGGTGCTGGGCGAGGACTACGTGCGCACCGCGCGCGCCAAGGGCCAGACCGAAACCCGCGTGCTGGTGCGTCACGCCCTGCGTAATGCGGCGGTGCCCATCGTCACGGTGATCGGGCTGTCCTTTGCGGTGCTGATCGGCGGGGTCGTCGTCACGGAATCGGTCTTTACCATTCCCGGGCTTGGCCTGCTGACGGTCGAGGCCGTGCTGGCC
The window above is part of the Ruegeria pomeroyi DSS-3 genome. Proteins encoded here:
- a CDS encoding ABC transporter permease, producing MVSYLLRRVLATIPVMLLVAVFIFLLLRLTPGDPATIIAGDYANDEQVAQIRENLGLDKPVVTQFFVWLGNIAQGDFGESFFYKKDVSELIAARLEPTLSLSLLTIVLTVSIAVPLGTLAAYRQGSWVDRGIMGFSVLGFSLPVFVIGYALIYLFSIQLGWLPVQGYQRIGEGMGGWLYRLILPSCALSVVFVAFIARMTRTSVLEVLGEDYVRTARAKGQTETRVLVRHALRNAAVPIVTVIGLSFAVLIGGVVVTESVFTIPGLGLLTVEAVLARDFPTIQAVILLFSFIYVLINLIIDVSYTLLDPRIRY